CTTACTCCACATAATTATCTCCATATTTTCAAAATAGTTCTTGCTATTCCTTCATAATACTGTATTATGCACGTCGACTGTTTAACATTGCGGCAGGATTTGACTGAAGTACACACACACGTCACCATCTCTCTGCCCTTCATATCATCGATCTCTAACCCCCCTTGTTTTCAGCTCCCACTCTGAAATCACAGCAGCACCTATGGTTGGCGAACGATGTAGTTATGCCGGTCATATTTGTGCTGGCGTCGTCTCCGCTCTCAGGGATACCTTTGTGCCCCTGCGGCCTGCACGCAAACCCTTAACGGGATTTCTGTTTCCGGAATGAATAGAACTTCATTCCGACGTAAGAGATCAAAGGAGTATCATGTCTTTTTCAAAATTGCAGCTCATCGAACCGATCCTCAAAGCAATAAAACTGTGCGGCTACACCACGCCCACGCCCATCCAGGAGCAGGCCATTCCCAAGGCCCTGGCAGGTCAGGACCTGATCGCCACGGCCCAGACCGGGACCGGCAAGACCGCGGCCTTCGTAATGCCCGCGCTCCAGCTTCTCAGCGTGCCTTCAAAGTCCACGGGAAGGTCCAAAGGCCCCCGCGTGCTCGTGCTGACGCCCACGCGCGAACTGGCCAACCAGGTGACCGCTGCCGTGAGCACGTATGGTAAATTCATGCGCATCCGGAGCGGTGTGATCCTCGGCGGCATGCCCTACTTCGAACAGCAGAGGCTGTTATCGCAGCCCGTGGACATCATCGTCGCCACTCCCGGACGTCTCATGGACCATATGGAACGGGGACGCATTGACTTTTCCCGCCTTGAGCTTCTGATCCTTGACGAAGCCGACCGCATGCTCGATATGGGTTTCAGCGAGGCAGTGGACACCATCGCCGCGGCCACGCCGGAATCACGCCAGACGCTCATGTTCACGGCCACCATGGATAACACCATGGCAAAGCTGGCCCAGCGCCTGCTCAAAAACCCGATACGGGTCGAGATCGTTGGGAAGAAAACCACGCTTGAAACGATCGAACAGCGTCTTCACGCGGCCGACGATATGCAGCATAAGAACCGCCTGCTCAAACACCTGATCTCCGACACCGGCATGACCAGGGCTATCATTTTTTCCGGCACCAAACGGAACGCCGATCAGCTGGCGAACGAACTGCACGCCCAGGGCCATTCAGCCGCGGCGCTGCACGGCGACATGAGCCAGAACGCCCGCAACCGCACCATCATGAACATGAAGCGCGGAAAGATCCGGCTGCTTGTGGCAACGGACGTTGCCGCGCGCGGGCTCGACGTCATCGGCATCACCCATATCATCAATTACGACCTTCCTAAGAACGCCGAGGATTACGTGCACCGCATCGGCCGCACCGGGCGGGCAGGAGCAACGGGCATCGCCATCTCCTTTGCTTCGTCCCGGGAAGTAGACTCACTGCGCAGCATCGAACGCTACATCGGACAAAGCATCCCGCAGATGGTTATCGCGGGACTGGAGCCGGCGCGCCCCTTGCGCCGCTCGAGCAGTGGAAGCAGCAGCCCGGCGCCGTCATCGGGAAAACGCTGGCAGGGCGCCTCAGCAGGAAAACGATACGGGCAGAACGCCGCACCGAGAACCCCTTTCGGTTCGAAACCTGCTCGTCGGTCGGATTCTGATGGAAGATTCTCCAGGGACGAGAGGAAGAGCGTAAAGCAGGATGGCGGAAAAT
The window above is part of the Nitrospirota bacterium genome. Proteins encoded here:
- a CDS encoding DEAD/DEAH box helicase, which gives rise to MSFSKLQLIEPILKAIKLCGYTTPTPIQEQAIPKALAGQDLIATAQTGTGKTAAFVMPALQLLSVPSKSTGRSKGPRVLVLTPTRELANQVTAAVSTYGKFMRIRSGVILGGMPYFEQQRLLSQPVDIIVATPGRLMDHMERGRIDFSRLELLILDEADRMLDMGFSEAVDTIAAATPESRQTLMFTATMDNTMAKLAQRLLKNPIRVEIVGKKTTLETIEQRLHAADDMQHKNRLLKHLISDTGMTRAIIFSGTKRNADQLANELHAQGHSAAALHGDMSQNARNRTIMNMKRGKIRLLVATDVAARGLDVIGITHIINYDLPKNAEDYVHRIGRTGRAGATGIAISFASSREVDSLRSIERYIGQSIPQMVIAGLEPARPLRRSSSGSSSPAPSSGKRWQGASAGKRYGQNAAPRTPFGSKPARRSDSDGRFSRDERKSVKQDGGKFGDFRKSKFSSQSRWA